A region of Ignavibacteriota bacterium DNA encodes the following proteins:
- a CDS encoding ATP-binding protein, translating to MSEIEFYSENTLKSEKASLTAVEPILENLRARLGIKEEKFYNVMIAVTEAVNNAIIHGNKLNDDKSVFFIVSADNEKIHIKVKDEGEGFDPETIANCLEPENLLKSSGRGVFIIRELMDDLQIESSPNGTTIDMLYMYNNK from the coding sequence ATGAGTGAGATTGAATTCTATTCTGAAAATACTCTTAAAAGCGAAAAAGCTTCGCTGACAGCGGTAGAACCGATTCTTGAAAATCTGAGGGCACGCCTTGGTATCAAGGAAGAAAAATTCTATAATGTCATGATTGCCGTTACTGAGGCTGTTAATAATGCCATCATTCACGGAAATAAACTCAATGATGATAAATCCGTTTTTTTCATTGTAAGTGCAGACAATGAAAAAATTCATATCAAAGTCAAGGATGAGGGAGAAGGATTTGATCCTGAAACAATTGCAAATTGTCTTGAGCCTGAAAATTTACTGAAATCAAGCGGTAGAGGTGTTTTCATTATTCGTGAGCTTATGGATGACCTGCAAATTGAATCAAGTCCGAATGGTACTACTATTGATATGTTATATATGTACAACAATAAGTAA
- a CDS encoding metal-dependent hydrolase yields MPDLITHTAAAYLVRNRKISRPDLIIYLFGAMLPDLVTRPFMIIYPPVRYFFHTFHTPVAMLLIIYLIAQFFEEKIKYRIMKFLGLGVLTHFVLDMFQASVTQRGYAWFFPFSYYDFNIGFFWPEDSVLFLPFTFSILAVDILWSYYTSKNKTR; encoded by the coding sequence ATGCCTGATTTAATTACTCATACTGCAGCAGCATATTTAGTCAGAAATCGTAAAATATCGAGACCTGATCTGATTATATACTTATTTGGAGCTATGCTTCCCGATTTGGTCACCAGACCTTTTATGATAATTTATCCTCCTGTCAGATATTTTTTTCATACATTTCATACACCGGTTGCGATGCTTCTGATTATATATTTAATTGCACAGTTCTTTGAAGAAAAAATTAAATATCGTATAATGAAGTTTCTCGGATTAGGGGTGTTAACGCATTTTGTGCTTGATATGTTTCAAGCATCGGTTACTCAGAGAGGATATGCGTGGTTTTTTCCATTCTCATATTATGATTTTAATATTGGATTCTTCTGGCCCGAAGACTCGGTTCTTTTTCTGCCATTTACTTTTTCAATTCTCGCCGTTGATATTTTGTGGTCATACTACACTTCAAAAAACAAAACAAGATAG